TAGGGGTCGCTGACGCCGGTGAAGTGCGGGATCTCCCCGGCGATGGCCTTCAGGTACAGGCCCTTCACGTCCCGCGCGGTCACGACGTCCAGCGGGGCGTCCACGAAGACCTCCAGTGCGTTCGGCAGGCTGTCCAGCACCTCGCGGCGCGTGTCGGCGTACGGGCTGATCGCGCTGACCAGAACCGTCACGCCGTGCCTGGCGAGCAGGCCCGCCACGAAGCCGATTCGGCGCACGTTCGTGTCCCGGTCGGCCTTCGAGAAGCCCAGGCCCTTGCTGAGGTTCTCTCGGACCGCGTCACCGTCCAGCAGTTCCACGGCCACGCCGCGCGCCAGGAGTTCCGCGTGCAGGGCGCTCGCCAGGGTGCTTTTCCCGGCGCCACTGAGGCCGGTCAGCCACACCACGCGGCCCGTCCCCACGGCCTGCTTGGCCACGGCGGTCACGCGGTGACCGCCTCGCGCGCGCCCAGCACGGCGTCCGGCGCGAAGTGCTCGTGCCCGGTGCGGTCGGCGTACTCCACGAAGCTCTCGCCCGGCTGCTTGTTCGCCTGGAACTCGGCCAGCACGGCCGCCGCGTACTCGTTCAGGCGTTCGGCGGGCACCGCGCCCTTCAGTTTCGTGCCGGTGCGCTGCGCCTGCCCGATGCTCCCGGCCAGGTGCACGTTGAAGACCTCGTGCACGGTGCCGTCCTTGTCGGTCTTGTTGGCGCCCATGAAGCCCAGGTCGGCCACCTGGTAGCGCGTGCAGGCGTTGCTGCACCCGGTCAGGTTGATCGTGAACGGCACGTCCATCGCCATCGTCAGCGGTTCGAGGTGATCGACCAGATCGGCGGTGCGGGCTTTGGTCTCGGTCAGCGCGAGGCGGCAGAACTGGTTGCCGGTGCAGGCGATGGTCGTGCCCCGGATGGTCGCCTTCGGCGCGAGTTCGATGGCGGCCAGTTCGGCACTCAGGGCCTCGACGTCTTCGGTGGCGACGTGCGGGATCACCATGTTCTGGAACGCGGTGGTGCGTAGCACGCCCTTGCCGTAGCGGTCGGCCAGATCGGCCAGCGCGCGGGCCTTGGCGGGGTCGATGCGGCCCACGGTGGTCGCCACGACCACGTAGTTCAGGCCGTCCGCCTGCGGCTGCACGCCCAGCACGTCGTTCCCGCCGAATCGCGCGACGGGCGCGGCGGGGCCGTCCTGCAATTTGCGGCCCAGGTAGTCGGTCTCGACGATCTCGCGGAACTTCTCGACGCCCAGATCCTTGATCAGGAACTTCAGGCGGCTCTTCTTGCGGTTCTGACGGTAGCCGTGGTCGCGGTACGCGGCGGTGATGGCCTGCCCGACCTCCACGACCTCCTCGGGGCGGATGAACACGCCCAGCCGCCTGGACAGGTGCGCCACGGCGCCCAGGCCGCCGCCCACCCACACGTCGAAGCCGACCTCACCGTTCACGCGGTGCGCGAGGAAGCCGATGTCGTTGATCATGTGGATGCCTTCGAGTTCCGGCACCGCCGTGATGCTCATCTTGAACTTGCGCGGCAGGTCCTGGAAATCAGGGTTCCCGGTCAGGGTGCCTTCCATGGCGTGGGCCAGGGGGCGCACGTCGATGATCTCGCGGGCGTCCAGGCCTGCCAGGGGGCTGGCGATCACGGCGCGCACGGTGTCGCCGCACGCGCCCTTGGGGTGCAGGCCCAGCGGTTCCAGCCGCTCGAAGATGCGAGGGATGTCCTGAATGGTCAGCCAGTGGAACTGGAACGCCTGACGGTCGGTGACGTCCAGGAAGCCCCGGCCGTACTCCTCGGCGATGTTCGCCACCTCGCGCATGGTCGCGCTGGAGAACTCGGCGGCGGGCACGCGGACGCGCATCATCAGGAAGCCGTCCTCCTGCGGGCGCTGCGGGTAGACTCCGGCCCACTTGAGCAGGTCGATCCGTTCGGGGTCGATGAAGCCCTGCTCGGCGTACTGGGGGATCAGGTCGAAAATCTGGAAGGGCGGAACGGCTTTTTTCAGGGCTTCGATGTCACTCATGGTCGGTCCTTAGCGCTTGAGCAGCTGGTAGCGGAGGCGGCGGTACTGGAAGTACATGACGCAGCCCACGCAGATCTTCTGGGAGAGGTTCAGGGCGGCCAGCGCGATCACGGTCACGCCCAGCACCGCCCCGACGATGGGCAGACCCGCCAGTGTAAAGCTCGCGGAGGCCAGCAGGAAGCCGCCGCCCACGCCCTGCGCGAAGTGATGCGCGCGGGGGTCCTCGTCCACGACCTCGGGCTTCAGGCCCAGGGCAGGCCCCAGCAGGCGGTACGCGGCGCGCATGGGGGAGAGGTCGGGCATGACGGCCCCGATCAGCATGGCCGCGCCCAGCACCAGCGTCAGCGCCGGGACGGTCAGGATCACGGCCAGCAGAGTCACGAAGACCACCGTGACCTGATTGAACTTCAGCGCACTCAGGTCGGTGCGCGCGGGCGTGCGGGTGGGGGCGGAGGCAATCATTGACAAAAAAGGTAAACCTTTATGGCGTACAAAACAAGTCAACTATCCAGACAGGTGCGCCACCCCCACCGGTCACCCGTCCCTCACCCCGCTCCGCGCCGCGCGTTACACTGCGTCAAGTGGACACGTTCAAGGTTCAGATCGGTCGCGTGACCCGCGACCTGCCCATCGTGCCGGTCTCCCCGGACATCAAGGTCGCCCTGTTCAACATGCTCGGCGACACCGACGTCACCGAGGAAGCCGGGCGCGAACTCGCCCGGAAGCTCCCCGCCGACATCGACGTGCTCGTCACGCCCGAAGTCAAGGCGCTGAGCCTCGCGCACGTCATCAGCCGCGAAAGCGGCAAGCCGTACATCGTCATCCGCAAGACGCAGAAGCCCTACATGGTCGACCCGGTCGCCCGCGAGGTCGTCAGCATCACCACCGGCAAACCGCAACTGCTGGTCCTCGACGGCTTCGACGTGCAGAAGATCAAGGGCCGCAAGGTCGCCATCGTGGACGACGTGGTCTCCAGCGGCGGCACCCTGCACTCCATCCGCCAGATCATCGAGGAAGTCGGCGGGGAAGTCGCGGCGGTCGTCGCCGTGTTCACCGAAGGGCAGGAACGCCCCGAGGTCACGGCTCTGGGCCACCTGCCCCTCTTCAAGTAAACGGTTAACGCAGCGTGCCCCCCTCCCCGGCAGAGGGGGGTCTGCCTTGCCGTCCGGCCGGACCGACCCCACCGCGCCCTCCGGCGGACGAACGTGCGTTAGCCTGAGCCATGACCACAGCCCCGCAGGAACTGACCGTCACCATCGGCGACGTGAGCCGCACCCTCCCCACCGTCCGCGCGGGCGGCATGGGCCGCGTGCCCCTGGTGGAATTCATCGGCGACAGCGAATTCACGAACGCCGCCGCACAGGCCATGGTCGCCCTGATCCCAGAAGGCACGGAGGTCCTGCTGACCGTCGTCACGAACGCCCTGCCCCTCACTCACGAACTGAGTGACCGTTCGGGCCTGCCGTACGTGTGCGCCCGCAAGAAACGCCGCACGTACATGCAGCAGCCCCTCATTCAGGACGTGCCCAGCATGACCCTGGGCGTCGCCGAGACCCTCTGGCTGGACGGCCCGCACGCCGAGCGCCTGAAAGGCAAACGCGTGACCATAGTGCAGGACGTCGTCGCCAGTGGCGGCACCGCGCAGGCCCTCGCCCGGCTGGTCGAGCGGGCGGGCGGCACCGTCGCCGGGTACCTCGCCGCGTTCCGCCAGGGCACGCCCCCCATGGAGGTCACGGCCCTGCAGAACCTGCCCCGCACCCTCAGCTGATACGGGATTCAAGTGACTCCACGTCGTCCGGAGTCGCCCGGTGGCCCCCGCACCCTTCCGCCCTGTCGCTCCACTGCTGCGCAGCTCTGCGAGTCTCTCCCTCTCTGCTCCGCAGCTCTTCGAGTCCCACAAGGGGAGAGGGGACAACGGAAAGCGACCACGTTGAAGGCGAGTCAATGTAGTCCCGTGTGACTCAGGGGCAAAGGGCGCGCCCCGCCGGGCTGAGCGGCGGGGCGCGCAGTTCGGCGCGGGTTACTTCTTCGCTTACTTCTTCAGTGCGGCCTGCACGATCTGCGGCAGGTGATCCTGAAGGCGCAGCATCGGCAGGTCGAAGGTGCTGCGGGCCGGTTCGTTCGGCGCGGTGTTGCCTTCCTTGAGCATCGCGTACTGATCACGGGTGATGGGGGGTTTGGGCAGCACCTGCATCAGCGGTACGGCGAGGTTCATCAGCGGCAGCGGCACCGGCACGATGGGTTTGCGTTTCCCGAGCGCCCCGAGTTCCAGGTCCAGCAGCTGCCGGAACGTGAACTCCTCCGGCCCGGTCAGGGCGAACGTACCGTGCAGGCCGGTGCGGCTCCCTGCGGCGCGAGCGAAGGCCTGCGCGACGTCCTGCACGCTGACCGGTCGGAACGGGAACGACCCGTCTCCGATCTGCGGCACGACCGGCGCCGTGGACACGAGTTCCCGCAGGACCCGCCCGAAGAAGTCGTCTCCGACGCCGAAGATCAGGCTGGGCTGGAAGATCGTCCAGTCCAGCCCGCTGGCCCGCACGAGCGCTTCGGCGCGGGCCTTGCTGCTGGAGTACCGGCTGCCGCTGTCCTCGCGGGCGCCCAGGGCACTCATGTGCACGTAGCGCGCGCCGCGCGGCGTGGCAGCCAGGACGTTGCGGGTCCCCTCGACATGCACCCGCTCGAAGGTCTGATCCCCGGCCTCCGCGATGATGCCCACCAGGTGCACGACGACCTCCGGGTCGGCCTGCCCCGCCGCGCGCTGCACGCTGCCCGGATCGGTGACGTCCAGCGTCACGCCGCGCGCGCCGCCCACCGGCTCGCCCCGGCGACTCCCGGCCCACACGTCATGACCGTCCTGCACGAGGTGTTTCACGACTGCCTTCCCGACGAAGCCACTTGCTCCGGTCACCAGTATCTTCACGTGGAACCTCCCTCGCCGCGGTGCAGCTGCGCGGCGATCAGTTGAGCGGCGCGTGGGGCGTCCGGCCCGGCGTACACGCCGCCGAACTCGGCGGCCAGTTCAGGCTGGGCGTTGGGCAGCGCACCGCCCACGAACAGCGGCACACCCAGCCCGTCCAGATCGCGGATGTGCTCGCGGGTCGGCCTGAGCGCCCAGTCGCCGTTCAGGGCCAGCAGCACCGCCCGTGCACCCTGCTGCCGAGTGAACACCGCCAGGTCGCCCAGCGGGACGTTCGCGCCCAGGTAGGCGACCCGCACGCCCCGGCGGCGCAGGGCCAGGGTGAGCATCATCAGGCCCAGTTCGTGCTCCTCGCCGGGCGCGCAGGCGGCCACGACCAGCGGCCCGAAGCCCTCCTGCACGCCTGCCACGTCCATCAGGTGCGACAGGCGCGCGCGCAGGAACGCGCTGGCCTGATGCTCGTGCGCGACCGTGATCTCGCCGCGCTCCCAGCGCGCCCCGATGTCGGCCAGGGTCGGGGAGATCACCTGCGTGAGCACGTCCTCGACTGGCAGCTGGGCGTGCACCTGCCCCAGGAGGGTCGCCGCCTGATCCATCTCGGACGACACGAGCGCCCGCGTCAGCTGACGCGACCACTCGGCGGCGTCCTGCGGGTCGGGATCGGCTGGGGTGGGATCCAGGTCGCGCTGCGTGAGTTCCGCCGCGCGGCTGGCTGGCACCCCGGCATTCAGGTGCGCCTGCATGCGTTGAATGGCGGCCACGTCATGCGGGGAGTACAGGCGGTACCCGTTCGCACTGCGCTCGGGGCGCGGGAAGCCGTAACGGCGCTCCCACTGCCGCAGGGTCGTGGCGGGTACGCCGGTCTGGGCCTCCACCTCGGAGGCAGTGAACATGGCGGTCTGAGATCGCCCGGCGAGAGGGTTCATCAAACCCTATTCTGCGCGGCCCGGTCCTCACGAAACGTAAGGATTCCGGCGAAACCGGGCGACCGGGCGGGGCAGATGCCATGCGGGCCGCCCGCTATGCTGACAGGGTTGCCCGCATGACCGACCACGCCGCCCCCACCGACACCCCGACCGCCGCGCCCAACGCCCGCCTGCCCCTGGGCCGCGCGCTGGTGGTGTCCCGCCCGGCGCTGTGGGTGAACACCGTCGGCACGCTGGTGACCGGCGTGTGGCTCACGGGCCGCCTGTTCACCCTGGACGCCGGGGTGCTGGCCCTGCTGGCGTACCTGACCCTGCCGTTCAACCTGCTGATCTACGGCCTGAACGACCTGTGGGACCAGGAGGAGGACGCCCGCTCCTCCCGCAAGGGCGGCTGGCAGGGCGCCCGGTTGCAGGCGCAGGAGGCCGCGCCGCTGCTGCGCGCCACGCTGTGGTGGAACCTTCCCGCGCTGGCCGCGCTGAGCGTCCTGCTGCCCGCGCCAGCCACGCTGCTGCTGCTGGCGTCCGCGCTGCTGTTCGCCGCGTACAGTCTGCCCCCGCTGCGCCTGAAAGCCCGCCCGTTCCTGGACGGCCTGAGCAACGTCGCCTACGCCCTGCCGCTGGCGCTGCCCGCGCTGGCCCTGGGCAGCCCGGTGCCGTGGTGGCCGCTGCTGGCCCTCATGAGCTATTCGGTCGGGAAGCACGCCTTCGACGCCGCGCAGGACATCCCCGCCGACCGCGCCGCCGGAACCCGCACGGTCGCCACCACCCTCGGCGCGCGCGGCACGGCCGCCTACGCCCTGACGTGGTTCTTCCTCGCCTCGGCGCTGCTGCTGCCCGCGTCGAAACTGACCGCGCTGGCCCTGCTCCTCACCTGCGGCAGC
The Deinococcus sedimenti DNA segment above includes these coding regions:
- a CDS encoding nitrite/sulfite reductase, with translation MSDIEALKKAVPPFQIFDLIPQYAEQGFIDPERIDLLKWAGVYPQRPQEDGFLMMRVRVPAAEFSSATMREVANIAEEYGRGFLDVTDRQAFQFHWLTIQDIPRIFERLEPLGLHPKGACGDTVRAVIASPLAGLDAREIIDVRPLAHAMEGTLTGNPDFQDLPRKFKMSITAVPELEGIHMINDIGFLAHRVNGEVGFDVWVGGGLGAVAHLSRRLGVFIRPEEVVEVGQAITAAYRDHGYRQNRKKSRLKFLIKDLGVEKFREIVETDYLGRKLQDGPAAPVARFGGNDVLGVQPQADGLNYVVVATTVGRIDPAKARALADLADRYGKGVLRTTAFQNMVIPHVATEDVEALSAELAAIELAPKATIRGTTIACTGNQFCRLALTETKARTADLVDHLEPLTMAMDVPFTINLTGCSNACTRYQVADLGFMGANKTDKDGTVHEVFNVHLAGSIGQAQRTGTKLKGAVPAERLNEYAAAVLAEFQANKQPGESFVEYADRTGHEHFAPDAVLGAREAVTA
- a CDS encoding DUF4395 domain-containing protein; the encoded protein is MIASAPTRTPARTDLSALKFNQVTVVFVTLLAVILTVPALTLVLGAAMLIGAVMPDLSPMRAAYRLLGPALGLKPEVVDEDPRAHHFAQGVGGGFLLASASFTLAGLPIVGAVLGVTVIALAALNLSQKICVGCVMYFQYRRLRYQLLKR
- a CDS encoding phosphoribosyltransferase family protein, whose amino-acid sequence is MDTFKVQIGRVTRDLPIVPVSPDIKVALFNMLGDTDVTEEAGRELARKLPADIDVLVTPEVKALSLAHVISRESGKPYIVIRKTQKPYMVDPVAREVVSITTGKPQLLVLDGFDVQKIKGRKVAIVDDVVSSGGTLHSIRQIIEEVGGEVAAVVAVFTEGQERPEVTALGHLPLFK
- a CDS encoding phosphoribosyltransferase family protein, which encodes MTTAPQELTVTIGDVSRTLPTVRAGGMGRVPLVEFIGDSEFTNAAAQAMVALIPEGTEVLLTVVTNALPLTHELSDRSGLPYVCARKKRRTYMQQPLIQDVPSMTLGVAETLWLDGPHAERLKGKRVTIVQDVVASGGTAQALARLVERAGGTVAGYLAAFRQGTPPMEVTALQNLPRTLS
- a CDS encoding complex I NDUFA9 subunit family protein produces the protein MKILVTGASGFVGKAVVKHLVQDGHDVWAGSRRGEPVGGARGVTLDVTDPGSVQRAAGQADPEVVVHLVGIIAEAGDQTFERVHVEGTRNVLAATPRGARYVHMSALGAREDSGSRYSSSKARAEALVRASGLDWTIFQPSLIFGVGDDFFGRVLRELVSTAPVVPQIGDGSFPFRPVSVQDVAQAFARAAGSRTGLHGTFALTGPEEFTFRQLLDLELGALGKRKPIVPVPLPLMNLAVPLMQVLPKPPITRDQYAMLKEGNTAPNEPARSTFDLPMLRLQDHLPQIVQAALKK
- a CDS encoding MerR family transcriptional regulator — its product is MFTASEVEAQTGVPATTLRQWERRYGFPRPERSANGYRLYSPHDVAAIQRMQAHLNAGVPASRAAELTQRDLDPTPADPDPQDAAEWSRQLTRALVSSEMDQAATLLGQVHAQLPVEDVLTQVISPTLADIGARWERGEITVAHEHQASAFLRARLSHLMDVAGVQEGFGPLVVAACAPGEEHELGLMMLTLALRRRGVRVAYLGANVPLGDLAVFTRQQGARAVLLALNGDWALRPTREHIRDLDGLGVPLFVGGALPNAQPELAAEFGGVYAGPDAPRAAQLIAAQLHRGEGGST
- a CDS encoding UbiA family prenyltransferase; this translates as MTDHAAPTDTPTAAPNARLPLGRALVVSRPALWVNTVGTLVTGVWLTGRLFTLDAGVLALLAYLTLPFNLLIYGLNDLWDQEEDARSSRKGGWQGARLQAQEAAPLLRATLWWNLPALAALSVLLPAPATLLLLASALLFAAYSLPPLRLKARPFLDGLSNVAYALPLALPALALGSPVPWWPLLALMSYSVGKHAFDAAQDIPADRAAGTRTVATTLGARGTAAYALTWFFLASALLLPASKLTALALLLTCGSMALRLLLHPTPEQAARLYPLSIVTPWIVGAVAGVQLVYLLARGQWTGF